The Mercenaria mercenaria strain notata chromosome 8, MADL_Memer_1, whole genome shotgun sequence genome has a segment encoding these proteins:
- the LOC128558917 gene encoding uncharacterized protein LOC128558917, with translation MPVYRLNDLQDEEIKGTFYESEMQKVNYDPDHSFKINRIIKTRGKGQNKQYFVQWKYYPKKFNSWVKANDLQRRGLALDTRNATNFGDLKESETGQKMHKSIHKNVADSSDISTVKYFNAVTCEYAKYYKPQP, from the exons ATGCCTGTATACAGGCTGAATGATTTGCAAGATGAAGAAATTAAAGGAACATTTTATGAGAGTGAAATGCAGAAAGTGAACTACGATCCAGATCACAGCTTTAAAATTAACAGAATTATAAAGACAAGAGGAAAAGGACAAAATAAGCAATATTTTGTACAATGGAAATATTATCCGAAGAAGTTCAATAGCTGGGTGAAAGCTAATGATCTGCAGCGTAGAGGACTTGCGCTCGATACGCGGAATGCGACAA attttggGGACCTCAAAGAAAGTGAAACAGGACAGAAGATGCACAAAAGTATCCATAAAAATGTAGCAGATTCTTCAGATATTAGCACAGTAAAATACTTTAATGCTGTCACATGTGAATATGCAAAATACTATAAACCACAACCATAA